A region from the Sandaracinus amylolyticus genome encodes:
- a CDS encoding TetR/AcrR family transcriptional regulator, with product MVTKGEETRAAVLGHAIALASELGLEGVTIGLLADRAGMSKSGLFAHFKSKESLQLAILEETLSRFVQSVVLPALKKPRGEPRVRALFERWLDFACDMPGGCIVVQAMAELDDRPGPVRDRLEAAQRDWLDTLATAIRIAKEEGHFEARIAPEQLAYEIAALAHGHHLISRMLRDPEADARVRRGFDRLLRQARAAD from the coding sequence ATGGTCACGAAGGGCGAAGAGACGCGAGCTGCCGTGCTCGGCCACGCGATCGCGCTGGCGAGCGAGCTCGGGCTCGAGGGCGTGACCATCGGCCTGCTCGCGGATCGCGCGGGCATGAGCAAGAGCGGGCTCTTCGCGCACTTCAAGTCGAAGGAGTCGCTGCAGCTCGCGATCCTCGAGGAGACGCTCTCGCGGTTCGTGCAGAGCGTCGTGCTGCCCGCGCTGAAGAAGCCGCGCGGCGAGCCGCGGGTGCGCGCGCTGTTCGAGCGCTGGCTCGACTTCGCGTGCGACATGCCGGGCGGCTGCATCGTGGTGCAGGCGATGGCCGAGCTCGACGATCGCCCCGGTCCGGTGCGCGATCGCCTCGAGGCCGCGCAGCGCGACTGGCTCGACACGCTCGCGACCGCGATCCGCATCGCGAAGGAAGAAGGGCACTTCGAGGCCCGGATCGCGCCCGAGCAGCTCGCGTACGAGATCGCGGCGCTCGCCCACGGGCACCACCTCATCTCGCGCATGCTGCGCGACCCCGAGGCCGACGCGCGGGTGCGCCGCGGCTTCGACCGATTGCTGCGACAGGCTCGCGCGGCGGACTGA
- a CDS encoding NUDIX hydrolase translates to MKLPITRGPRERRVPEGDDKPRLVCPECSYVAYENPKIVVGSVVTSDDGRVLLVRRAIEPRRGFWTLPAGYLELGESPEHGAMREAREEACAEIALDGLLAVYSITHISQVQLFYRARMVREECAPGIESLEVRLFAWDEIPWAELAFPTVHWALGHFDAARGRALGQPFGNVEGGPPDPVG, encoded by the coding sequence ATGAAGCTCCCGATCACGCGTGGGCCGCGCGAGCGTCGTGTGCCCGAGGGCGACGACAAGCCGCGCCTCGTGTGCCCCGAGTGCTCGTACGTCGCGTACGAGAACCCGAAGATCGTCGTCGGCTCGGTCGTGACGTCGGACGACGGACGCGTGCTGCTCGTGCGCCGCGCGATCGAGCCGCGGCGCGGGTTCTGGACGCTGCCCGCGGGCTACCTCGAGCTCGGCGAGTCGCCGGAGCACGGCGCGATGCGCGAGGCGCGCGAGGAGGCGTGCGCGGAGATCGCGCTCGACGGTCTGCTCGCGGTCTACTCGATCACGCACATCTCGCAGGTGCAGCTCTTCTATCGCGCGCGGATGGTGCGCGAGGAGTGCGCGCCCGGCATCGAGTCGCTCGAGGTGCGGCTCTTCGCGTGGGACGAGATCCCCTGGGCGGAGCTCGCGTTCCCGACCGTGCACTGGGCGCTCGGGCACTTCGACGCGGCGCGCGGACGCGCGCTCGGCCAGCCGTTCGGGAACGTCGAGGGCGGGCCGCCCGATCCCGTGGGTTGA
- a CDS encoding alpha/beta hydrolase: MTEIDGSLDVSSENSTNVRPRDRGDVIPPALKAARTALQVAAAASPDVAARLAERFFTTARRAPRPARELEALSRARHFLIPSEGSPLAAWEWGEAGPRVLLVHGWEGRGAQLAPVAERLAALGFRAVAFDAPAHGDTPGTTCTFFDVARAIEHAARALGPLHAIVAHSMGGAALTWAVRSHGLAKRYVVIAPPADLRDFSRGFARMMGLSDELRVRMERRIEERYDVSLDDVVTEKTAAKQYAPLLVVHDVGDQEVPFDKGRRLADAWPGATLMRTEGLGHRRILREREVVRAVERFVAWGLAPS, from the coding sequence ATGACCGAGATCGACGGTTCGCTCGATGTGTCGTCAGAAAATAGCACGAACGTTCGACCGCGAGATCGCGGCGACGTCATCCCGCCGGCGCTGAAGGCCGCACGCACCGCGCTCCAGGTGGCGGCCGCTGCGTCCCCCGACGTCGCGGCGCGGCTCGCGGAGCGCTTCTTCACCACCGCGCGTCGTGCGCCGCGCCCGGCGCGCGAGCTCGAGGCGCTCTCTCGTGCGCGGCACTTCCTGATCCCGTCCGAGGGCTCGCCGCTCGCCGCGTGGGAGTGGGGCGAGGCCGGGCCGCGCGTGCTGCTGGTGCACGGATGGGAAGGACGCGGCGCGCAGCTCGCGCCGGTCGCGGAGCGGCTCGCCGCGCTCGGGTTCCGCGCGGTCGCGTTCGACGCGCCGGCCCACGGCGACACGCCGGGCACGACGTGCACGTTCTTCGACGTCGCGCGCGCGATCGAGCACGCGGCGCGCGCGCTCGGCCCGCTGCACGCGATCGTCGCGCACTCGATGGGCGGCGCCGCGCTGACCTGGGCGGTGCGCAGCCACGGTCTCGCGAAGCGCTACGTGGTGATCGCGCCGCCCGCGGATCTGCGCGACTTCTCGCGCGGGTTCGCGCGGATGATGGGCCTCTCCGACGAGCTCCGGGTGCGCATGGAGCGCCGCATCGAGGAGCGCTACGACGTGTCGCTCGACGACGTCGTCACCGAGAAGACCGCGGCGAAGCAGTACGCGCCGCTGCTCGTGGTGCACGACGTCGGCGATCAGGAGGTGCCGTTCGACAAGGGACGTCGCCTCGCGGACGCGTGGCCGGGCGCGACGCTGATGCGCACCGAGGGCCTCGGTCACCGCCGCATCCTGCGCGAGCGCGAGGTGGTGCGCGCCGTGGAGCGCTTCGTCGCGTGGGGGCTCGCGCCGTCTTGA
- a CDS encoding DNA-3-methyladenine glycosylase I translates to MDGLIRGTDGRARCAWPGDDALYLDYHDREWGRPIADDRRLFEKIVLEGFQSGLSWRTILHKRARFRAVFHDFDPARVARYGERDVARLLADPGIIRHRGKIEAAIANARAAVALIEHEGSLARVIWSFEPPAHERPSHVDLATVKAMPTTAASERLAKALKARGFRFFGPTTAYAMMQAVGLVNDHFEGCAMRDEVETARAAFVRPR, encoded by the coding sequence GTGGACGGGCTGATCCGAGGGACCGACGGACGCGCGCGCTGCGCGTGGCCGGGCGACGACGCGCTCTACCTCGACTACCACGATCGCGAGTGGGGTCGCCCGATCGCCGACGATCGACGGCTGTTCGAGAAGATCGTGCTCGAGGGCTTCCAGTCCGGGCTCTCGTGGCGGACGATCCTCCACAAGCGCGCGCGCTTCCGCGCGGTGTTCCACGACTTCGATCCCGCGCGCGTCGCGCGCTACGGCGAGCGCGACGTCGCGCGGTTGCTCGCCGATCCCGGGATCATCCGACATCGCGGGAAGATCGAGGCCGCGATCGCGAACGCGCGCGCCGCGGTCGCGCTGATCGAGCACGAGGGCTCGCTCGCGCGGGTGATCTGGTCGTTCGAGCCGCCCGCGCACGAGCGTCCTTCCCACGTCGATCTCGCGACCGTGAAGGCGATGCCGACGACCGCCGCGAGCGAGCGCCTCGCGAAGGCGCTCAAGGCGCGCGGCTTCCGCTTCTTCGGGCCGACGACCGCGTACGCGATGATGCAGGCGGTCGGTCTGGTGAACGATCACTTCGAGGGCTGCGCGATGCGCGACGAGGTCGAGACCGCGCGCGCGGCGTTCGTGCGTCCGCGGTGA